In Shinella sp. XGS7, a single genomic region encodes these proteins:
- a CDS encoding DEAD/DEAH box helicase yields the protein MTFDSLGLAAPLLKAIADAGYTSPTPIQAQAIPAVLQGGDLLAGAQTGTGKTAGFTLPMLHRLSATPAVKNARGKHMVRALVLTPTRELAAQVEESVKTYGKYLPLTSMVMFGGVGMQPQVNRLRDGVDILVATPGRLLDHHMQGTLDLSKIEILVIDEADRMLDMGFIPDIEKVLAILPPKRQNLLFSATFSDEIKALADRLLNQPALIEVARRNQTNDAIAQKVHPVGRDRKKELLAHLIKSGDWHQVLVFTRMKHGANRLTDYLNDQGISAMAIHGNKSQGARTKALAEFKSGELTCLVATDIAARGIDIDQLPHVVNYELPNVPEDYVHRIGRTGRAGCQGEAVSLVCVDELNFLKDIERLIKREIPKEAVPGFEPPVGEKPEPIVLGRMVLNPNGSRGRAPNPGGGGGGGRGGRPGQGGGRPGGGGGGGGRPQGQGAGARAPGQGQGGRPAQAGAPRRDGGRPAQGGGGRPAGQGGGGRPGGQGGRGGPPKR from the coding sequence ATGACATTCGACTCCCTGGGCCTGGCAGCACCGCTGCTCAAGGCCATTGCCGACGCCGGCTACACCTCCCCCACCCCCATCCAGGCCCAAGCCATTCCCGCCGTCCTCCAGGGCGGCGACCTGCTCGCCGGCGCCCAGACCGGCACCGGCAAGACCGCTGGTTTCACCCTGCCCATGCTGCACCGTCTCTCGGCCACCCCGGCCGTGAAGAACGCACGCGGCAAGCACATGGTGCGCGCTCTGGTGCTCACCCCCACCCGCGAGCTGGCCGCCCAGGTCGAGGAAAGCGTCAAGACCTACGGCAAGTACCTCCCGCTCACCAGCATGGTGATGTTCGGCGGCGTGGGCATGCAGCCCCAGGTCAACCGCCTGCGCGACGGCGTGGACATCCTGGTGGCCACCCCCGGCCGCCTGCTGGACCACCATATGCAGGGCACCCTGGATCTGAGCAAGATCGAGATCCTCGTCATCGACGAAGCCGACCGCATGCTCGACATGGGCTTCATCCCCGATATCGAGAAGGTGCTGGCCATCCTGCCGCCCAAGCGCCAGAACCTGCTGTTCTCGGCCACCTTCAGCGATGAGATCAAGGCCCTGGCCGATCGTCTGCTGAACCAGCCCGCCCTGATCGAGGTGGCGCGTCGCAACCAGACCAATGATGCGATCGCACAGAAGGTCCACCCGGTCGGCCGCGACCGCAAGAAGGAACTGCTGGCCCATCTGATCAAGAGCGGCGACTGGCACCAGGTGCTGGTCTTCACCCGCATGAAGCATGGCGCCAACCGCCTGACCGACTACCTGAATGACCAGGGCATCAGCGCCATGGCCATCCACGGCAACAAGAGCCAGGGTGCGCGCACCAAGGCCCTGGCCGAGTTCAAGAGCGGCGAGCTGACCTGCCTGGTGGCCACCGATATCGCGGCCCGCGGCATCGACATCGACCAGCTGCCCCACGTCGTCAACTACGAGCTGCCCAACGTCCCCGAGGACTATGTCCATCGCATCGGCCGCACCGGCCGTGCCGGCTGCCAAGGCGAGGCGGTGAGCCTGGTTTGCGTGGACGAGCTGAACTTCCTCAAGGACATCGAACGCCTGATCAAGCGCGAGATCCCCAAGGAAGCCGTGCCCGGTTTCGAGCCCCCGGTGGGCGAGAAGCCCGAGCCCATCGTGCTGGGCCGCATGGTGCTCAACCCCAATGGCAGCCGCGGTCGCGCACCCAATCCGGGCGGTGGCGGCGGTGGTGGTCGCGGCGGTCGCCCCGGCCAGGGCGGTGGCCGCCCCGGCGGTGGTGGCGGTGGTGGTGGCCGTCCGCAGGGCCAGGGCGCAGGCGCCCGCGCCCCGGGCCAAGGCCAGGGTGGCCGTCCGGCCCAGGCCGGCGCCCCGCGCCGCGATGGCGGACGCCCCGCCCAGGGCGGCGGGGGCCGTCCCGCGGGTCAGGGTGGCGGTGGCCGCCCCGGCGGCCAGGGTGGCCGCGGCGGCCCGCCCAAGCGCTAA
- the mnmC gene encoding FAD-dependent 5-carboxymethylaminomethyl-2-thiouridine(34) oxidoreductase MnmC, which yields MKTAPIVPARVDFSDAEVAQAPDYGDVYHARAGAFAQARHVFLGGNQLPARWQGRTRFVILETGFGLGNNFLASWAAWREDPQRCERLVFISIEKHPLTREDLARAHARSPAPELAGQLLAAWPPLTPNLHSLSFEQGQVRLLLALGDARDWLRELVAEVDAIYLDGFAPARNPEIWDPWLLKSLGRLAAPGCTAATWSVARPVRDGLASAGFEVEKAPGFAAKGQMSVARFAPRHALQRPPGRQALAPGAREALVIGAGLAGAACAHALAREGLAVTVLDARAESASEGSGNPGGLFHGTLHPGDGVHARFNRAAALATQRLLAELPPLPWLQTGLLRLETKLDVAAMKATLATQGLPADYLQALTAEAAAACSGLPLHEPAWFYPGGGALPPRAYVQALLQAAQARLLTHCPVAALRRGGAGWQALDGEGRLLAEAPALVLAGGQAGQALLASLMPGLPLVAQRGQISHLAAAAPLPRLPVAGAGYALADGQGGLWCGATAQLGDPDPRLRENDQASNLAQWAELAGLAQAPEAPLAGRVGWRLVTPDRLPLVGGVPAAEQGGRQDLLRGLARLPGLVLCTALGSRGISWAALAGQVAAAQLCGSPLPLEAELADAIDPARFALRQQRKAN from the coding sequence ATGAAGACTGCTCCCATTGTTCCGGCCCGCGTGGATTTCTCCGACGCCGAGGTCGCCCAGGCGCCGGACTACGGCGATGTCTACCATGCCCGCGCCGGGGCCTTTGCCCAGGCCCGCCATGTCTTCCTGGGCGGCAACCAGCTGCCCGCGCGCTGGCAGGGCCGCACGCGCTTCGTGATCCTGGAAACCGGCTTCGGCCTGGGCAACAACTTCCTGGCCAGCTGGGCCGCCTGGCGCGAGGACCCACAGCGCTGCGAGCGCCTGGTTTTCATCAGCATCGAGAAGCACCCGCTCACCCGCGAGGACCTGGCCCGCGCCCATGCGCGCAGCCCCGCGCCCGAGCTTGCCGGCCAGTTGCTGGCGGCCTGGCCGCCGCTCACGCCCAATCTGCACAGCCTGAGCTTCGAGCAGGGCCAGGTTCGCCTGCTGCTGGCCCTGGGCGATGCACGCGACTGGCTGCGCGAGCTGGTGGCCGAGGTGGATGCGATCTACCTGGACGGTTTCGCCCCGGCGCGCAATCCGGAGATCTGGGACCCCTGGCTGCTCAAGTCCCTGGGCCGTCTGGCCGCGCCGGGCTGCACCGCCGCCACCTGGAGCGTGGCCCGCCCCGTGCGCGACGGTTTGGCCAGCGCCGGCTTCGAGGTGGAGAAGGCGCCTGGTTTTGCCGCCAAGGGCCAGATGAGCGTGGCCCGCTTCGCGCCCCGGCATGCGCTGCAGCGCCCGCCCGGGCGCCAGGCCCTGGCACCGGGCGCCCGCGAGGCCCTGGTGATCGGTGCGGGCCTGGCCGGCGCCGCCTGCGCCCATGCCCTGGCCCGCGAGGGCCTGGCCGTCACGGTGCTGGACGCCCGGGCGGAGAGCGCCAGCGAGGGCTCGGGCAATCCCGGCGGCCTCTTCCACGGCACCCTGCACCCCGGCGACGGCGTGCATGCCCGCTTCAACCGCGCCGCCGCCCTGGCCACCCAGCGCCTGCTGGCCGAGCTGCCGCCCCTGCCCTGGCTGCAGACCGGCCTGCTGCGCCTGGAGACCAAGCTGGATGTGGCGGCCATGAAGGCCACGCTGGCCACCCAGGGCCTGCCGGCGGACTATCTGCAGGCCCTGACGGCCGAGGCCGCCGCCGCGTGTTCCGGCCTGCCCCTGCACGAGCCTGCCTGGTTCTACCCCGGCGGCGGCGCCCTGCCCCCGCGCGCCTATGTCCAGGCCCTGCTGCAGGCCGCCCAGGCCCGCCTGCTGACGCATTGCCCGGTCGCCGCCCTGCGCCGGGGTGGCGCGGGCTGGCAGGCCCTGGACGGCGAGGGCCGGCTGCTGGCCGAGGCCCCCGCCCTGGTGCTGGCCGGCGGCCAGGCCGGCCAGGCCCTGCTGGCGTCCCTGATGCCAGGCCTGCCCCTGGTAGCCCAGCGCGGCCAGATCAGCCATCTGGCCGCCGCCGCGCCCCTGCCCCGCCTGCCGGTGGCGGGCGCCGGCTATGCCCTGGCCGATGGTCAGGGCGGCCTGTGGTGCGGCGCCACGGCCCAGCTGGGCGATCCCGACCCGCGGCTGCGCGAGAACGACCAGGCCAGCAATCTGGCCCAATGGGCCGAGCTGGCCGGCCTGGCACAGGCCCCCGAGGCGCCGCTGGCCGGCCGGGTGGGCTGGCGCCTGGTGACGCCGGACCGCCTGCCCCTGGTGGGCGGCGTGCCCGCGGCCGAGCAAGGCGGCCGCCAGGACCTGCTGCGGGGCCTGGCCAGGCTGCCGGGCCTGGTGCTGTGCACCGCCCTGGGCTCGCGCGGCATCAGCTGGGCCGCCCTGGCCGGCCAGGTGGCCGCCGCCCAGCTCTGCGGCAGCCCTTTGCCGCTGGAGGCCGAGCTGGCGGACGCGATAGATCCGGCGCGATTCGCACTCCGACAGCAGCGCAAGGCAAATTAG
- a CDS encoding DUF4010 domain-containing protein — protein sequence MSDWHALLGEQAPLAMGLLVALGGGLLVGLERERRKGEGPGREAAGLRSFALVSVAGALAHGLAVPGLLPAGLLVVGGLAALTYWRQGSEDPGLTTEIALLLSFLIGALSLQAPALGAAAAVMMTMLLAARTRLHHFATRVLTEQELHDGLMLAALGLIVLPLMPTEPIAWLAGLKARTLLGLLTLLLLLQAAGHVALRALGARLGLALTGLFSGLVSSTATIAAMGGRAQAQPELRRAFAAAAVMSTAATWLQAAVMLGSLAPAQLHHVAPTCAAGMLCALGLALLLARGAPTVAAGPGSGGPLRLREALIVAGLLSAVSALVGWANGRFGAQGLLGSVALAAFADAHAPMASLGSLAARGEITPATLVQALLLTIACNSLTRGLTALAAGGWAYARWVIGALILSWTSAAALGFGILAALR from the coding sequence ATGAGCGATTGGCATGCCCTGCTGGGCGAGCAGGCCCCGCTGGCCATGGGTCTGCTGGTGGCCCTGGGCGGCGGCCTGCTGGTGGGTCTGGAGCGCGAACGCCGCAAGGGCGAGGGGCCGGGGCGCGAGGCCGCCGGCCTGCGCAGCTTCGCCCTGGTCTCGGTGGCTGGCGCTCTGGCCCATGGCCTGGCCGTGCCCGGCCTGCTGCCCGCCGGCCTCCTGGTGGTGGGCGGCCTGGCGGCCCTGACCTACTGGCGCCAGGGCAGCGAGGACCCTGGCCTGACCACCGAGATCGCCCTGCTGCTGAGCTTTCTGATCGGGGCCCTGAGCCTGCAGGCGCCCGCCCTGGGCGCCGCGGCGGCCGTGATGATGACCATGCTGCTGGCCGCGCGCACCCGGCTGCACCACTTCGCCACCCGGGTGCTCACCGAGCAGGAGCTGCATGACGGCCTGATGCTGGCCGCCCTGGGCCTGATCGTGCTGCCCCTGATGCCCACCGAGCCCATCGCCTGGCTGGCCGGGCTCAAGGCCCGCACCCTGCTGGGCCTGCTCACCCTCTTGCTGCTGCTGCAGGCGGCCGGCCATGTGGCCCTGCGGGCCCTGGGCGCGCGCCTGGGCCTGGCGCTCACCGGCCTGTTCTCGGGCCTGGTGTCCAGCACCGCCACCATCGCCGCCATGGGCGGCCGCGCCCAGGCCCAGCCCGAGCTGCGGCGCGCCTTCGCGGCGGCGGCCGTGATGTCCACCGCCGCCACCTGGCTGCAGGCCGCCGTGATGCTGGGCAGCCTGGCCCCGGCCCAGCTGCACCATGTGGCACCCACCTGCGCGGCCGGCATGCTCTGCGCCCTGGGCCTGGCCCTGCTGCTGGCCCGCGGCGCACCCACGGTGGCCGCCGGCCCGGGCAGCGGCGGCCCGCTGCGCCTGCGCGAGGCCCTGATCGTGGCCGGCCTGCTCAGCGCCGTCAGCGCCCTGGTGGGCTGGGCCAATGGCCGCTTCGGCGCCCAGGGCCTGCTGGGCTCGGTGGCCCTGGCGGCCTTTGCCGATGCGCATGCGCCCATGGCCTCCCTGGGCAGCCTGGCGGCGCGCGGCGAGATCACGCCCGCCACCCTGGTCCAGGCCCTGCTGCTGACCATCGCCTGCAACTCCCTGACCCGCGGCCTAACAGCCCTGGCGGCCGGCGGCTGGGCCTATGCGCGCTGGGTGATCGGCGCCCTGATCCTGTCCTGGACGAGCGCTGCCGCGCTGGGCTTTGGCATACTCGCCGCCCTGCGATGA
- a CDS encoding MBL fold metallo-hydrolase RNA specificity domain-containing protein yields MELSFLGAADTVTGSRHLLDTGSQRLLLDCGLFQGFKTLRERNWAPLGVPPQGLDAVLLSHAHLDHSGYLPALVRQGFKGPIFSTGATRQLCEVLLLDAAKLQEEDARHANRHHTSRHEKALPLYSSSDAKKALAHFMGLPRDGRLRLKDCEIRFTPIGHLLGASAIRIQNGAGRSLLFSGDLGRSNDLLMPPPQQPQGAEVLLIESTYGNRLHAPEDVQARLAQIIRATLARGGSVLLPSFAVGRAQALMLVLQRLREAGELPRHVPILLDSPMAAEATEITRRNGRLLRISPRELATLDDGVTVVSKPADSLKAAVRAMGRPSIIISASGMATGGRVLNYLKTLAPGARHHIVFPGFQVGGSRGAKMVEGAREIKLQGEYVPVNAEVSHLEGFSGHADAEGLMAWLRALDHAPEQVFVVHGDPAASDALRSRIQDELGWRVRVPQHGETVNL; encoded by the coding sequence ATGGAACTCAGCTTTCTCGGCGCCGCCGACACCGTCACCGGCTCCCGCCATCTGCTGGACACCGGCAGCCAGCGCCTGCTGCTGGACTGCGGCCTGTTCCAGGGCTTCAAGACGCTGCGCGAGCGCAACTGGGCGCCGCTGGGTGTACCGCCCCAAGGCCTGGACGCCGTGCTGCTGTCCCACGCCCATCTGGACCACAGCGGCTACCTGCCGGCCCTGGTGCGCCAGGGCTTCAAGGGCCCCATCTTCTCCACCGGCGCCACGCGCCAGCTCTGCGAGGTGCTGCTGCTGGACGCGGCCAAGCTGCAGGAAGAAGACGCCCGCCACGCCAACCGCCACCACACCAGTCGCCACGAGAAGGCCCTGCCGCTGTACAGCAGCAGCGACGCCAAGAAGGCGCTGGCGCATTTCATGGGCCTGCCGCGCGACGGCCGCCTGCGCCTCAAGGACTGCGAGATCCGCTTCACGCCCATCGGGCATCTGCTGGGCGCCAGCGCCATCCGCATCCAGAATGGCGCCGGCCGCAGCCTGCTCTTCTCCGGCGATCTGGGCCGCAGCAATGACCTGCTGATGCCCCCGCCCCAGCAGCCCCAGGGCGCCGAGGTGCTGCTGATCGAGTCCACCTATGGCAACCGCCTGCACGCGCCCGAGGACGTGCAGGCCCGCCTGGCCCAGATCATCCGCGCCACCCTGGCACGCGGCGGCAGCGTGCTGCTGCCCAGCTTTGCCGTGGGTCGCGCCCAGGCCCTGATGCTGGTGCTGCAGCGCCTGCGCGAGGCCGGCGAGCTGCCTCGCCATGTGCCCATCCTGCTGGACAGCCCTATGGCCGCCGAGGCCACGGAGATCACGCGCCGCAACGGCCGCCTGCTGCGCATCAGCCCGCGCGAGCTGGCCACGCTGGACGATGGCGTCACCGTGGTCAGCAAGCCGGCCGATTCGCTCAAGGCCGCGGTGCGCGCCATGGGCCGGCCCAGCATCATCATCTCGGCCAGCGGCATGGCCACCGGCGGCCGGGTGCTCAACTACCTCAAGACCCTGGCTCCGGGCGCGCGCCACCACATCGTCTTCCCCGGCTTCCAGGTGGGCGGCAGCCGCGGCGCCAAGATGGTGGAAGGCGCGCGCGAGATCAAGCTGCAGGGCGAGTACGTGCCGGTCAATGCCGAGGTCAGCCATCTGGAGGGCTTCTCGGGCCATGCCGATGCCGAGGGTCTGATGGCCTGGCTGCGCGCCCTGGACCACGCCCCCGAACAGGTCTTCGTGGTGCATGGCGACCCGGCCGCCAGTGATGCGCTGCGCAGCCGCATCCAGGACGAGCTGGGCTGGCGGGTGCGCGTGCCCCAGCATGGCGAGACCGTGAATCTGTAA
- a CDS encoding OmpA family protein codes for MSVGLLALCAACQQMPMAQPLPAKPASVWTDPQVRALRELGFAPIEGDEWSLNLAASVLFDFDSDQLRPLQHQQLERIGRTLAQVGVKGLRVEGHSDNVGDADYNRRLSLRRAGAVAQVLAAAGLAREHLPTQGHGSAKPIADNASEAGRAQNRRVVLIAPSL; via the coding sequence ATGAGTGTGGGCCTGCTGGCCCTGTGCGCCGCCTGCCAGCAGATGCCGATGGCCCAGCCACTGCCGGCCAAGCCGGCTTCGGTCTGGACCGACCCCCAGGTCCGGGCCCTGCGCGAGCTGGGCTTCGCGCCCATCGAGGGCGATGAGTGGTCGCTGAACCTGGCGGCCAGCGTGCTCTTCGACTTCGATTCCGACCAACTGCGCCCCCTGCAGCACCAGCAGCTGGAGCGCATCGGCCGCACCCTGGCCCAGGTGGGGGTCAAGGGCCTGCGCGTGGAGGGGCATAGCGACAATGTGGGCGATGCCGACTACAACCGCCGTCTCTCCCTGCGCCGCGCCGGCGCGGTGGCCCAGGTCCTGGCCGCGGCCGGCCTGGCACGCGAGCATCTGCCCACCCAGGGCCATGGCAGCGCCAAGCCGATTGCCGACAACGCCAGCGAGGCCGGCCGGGCCCAGAACCGCCGCGTGGTGCTGATCGCGCCCTCGCTCTGA
- a CDS encoding YfiR family protein, whose protein sequence is MAPPLCLVAVLCLALSWSTAARATEVSRTLVQAESGLGTAELVSAILGYTAWPGRERTSVVLCVSRAAPEAAAILSQAQQQRLRWPLVGRGIEVDEPPPAACDAIYFEGWQAQAQRQALRGLAGRPVLSIGSGSEFCSDGGLFCLAPGSAGLRFEVNLDAVARSGLRVHPQVLRLARPRAVGSTG, encoded by the coding sequence ATGGCACCCCCGCTGTGCCTGGTGGCGGTGCTGTGCCTGGCCTTGAGCTGGAGCACGGCGGCGCGGGCGACCGAGGTCTCGCGCACCCTGGTGCAGGCCGAGAGTGGTTTGGGCACCGCCGAGCTGGTGAGCGCCATCCTGGGCTACACGGCCTGGCCGGGCCGCGAGCGGACCAGCGTGGTGCTGTGCGTGAGCCGGGCCGCGCCCGAGGCAGCCGCCATCCTGTCCCAGGCCCAGCAGCAGCGTCTGCGCTGGCCCCTGGTGGGGCGCGGCATCGAGGTCGATGAGCCCCCGCCCGCCGCCTGTGACGCCATCTACTTCGAAGGCTGGCAGGCCCAGGCCCAGCGCCAGGCGCTGCGCGGCCTGGCGGGTCGGCCGGTGCTGAGCATCGGCTCGGGCAGCGAGTTCTGCAGCGATGGCGGCCTGTTCTGCCTGGCGCCCGGGTCGGCGGGCCTGCGTTTCGAGGTGAATCTGGACGCGGTGGCGCGCAGCGGCCTGCGCGTGCATCCCCAGGTCTTGCGCCTGGCGCGGCCGCGGGCCGTGGGGAGCACAGGATGA
- a CDS encoding response regulator transcription factor: MSEPDHHAPQDRLLLCDPDAQTRSLLADALKLWGYSASVAEDSVVLEQLGEGEYELLLVDPQDARGRGWQRLGALRTRSRLPVLALLSDNAVLDRVLALELGADAVCPKPRQPQELHELRLRLQGLLRRSREERPLFFGRWRLDLQTRRLCGPQGFSTALSPAEYRLLRAFLERPHSVLCRRELLGLVRGPGAPALERNIDLLISRLRQKLDEDAREPRLIRTVRGLGYLFEPPEH; encoded by the coding sequence ATGTCCGAGCCCGATCACCACGCACCGCAAGACCGTCTGCTGCTGTGCGATCCCGATGCGCAAACCCGCTCCCTGCTGGCCGATGCCCTGAAGCTCTGGGGCTACAGCGCCAGCGTGGCCGAGGACAGCGTGGTGCTGGAACAGCTGGGCGAGGGCGAGTACGAGCTGCTGCTGGTGGATCCGCAGGACGCCCGCGGTCGCGGCTGGCAGCGCCTGGGCGCCCTGCGCACGCGCTCGCGTCTGCCGGTGCTGGCCCTGCTCAGCGACAACGCGGTGCTGGACCGGGTGCTGGCCCTGGAGCTGGGGGCCGATGCGGTCTGTCCCAAACCGCGCCAGCCCCAGGAGCTGCATGAGCTGCGCCTGCGCCTGCAGGGCCTGCTGCGGCGCAGCCGCGAGGAGCGCCCGCTCTTCTTCGGGCGCTGGCGCCTGGATCTGCAGACCCGACGCCTGTGCGGGCCGCAAGGCTTTTCCACCGCGCTCTCGCCGGCCGAGTACCGGCTGCTGCGTGCCTTTCTGGAGCGGCCGCACAGCGTGCTGTGCCGGCGCGAGCTGCTGGGCCTGGTGCGCGGTCCCGGGGCGCCGGCCCTGGAGCGCAATATCGATCTGCTGATCTCGCGCCTGCGCCAGAAGCTGGACGAGGACGCGCGCGAGCCGCGCCTGATCCGCACGGTGCGTGGTCTGGGCTATCTCTTCGAGCCCCCCGAGCACTGA
- a CDS encoding sensor domain-containing diguanylate cyclase: MTLQPRHRELPSVASLLRRAQLRVALLTLLVVGSVLTLGMLVSLRLSQLHNLDLVARSLAYTTEAAAVFRDAGAARELLAEAVAREELAGARLLLDNGQELAAWQRPARWSWLETAVDRLLPLRAEAPLSYQGRPLGRVLLRGDVAPLLRALGWALLAALLGMALSGLAVLLMTRRMRPLLEVPLRELAAQSRSIRQLRAFERRAHGGAVREIDALATDFNALLDEVQARELELLSRHAALQSDHESLARQASRDPLTGVANRAHFERCLRESVARAAAGGAGLGLLFIDADRFKQINDEYGHEVGDRVLIALAQRLRSAVREHDLVARLGGDEFVVLIEPLRQAEDAWRVVQQIEAAVRAPVALGGLAPVAGVTPGVSIGVAVYPEHGDSAEALMRAADEAMYRRKRGGRLLGAPGE; this comes from the coding sequence ATGACCTTGCAGCCCCGGCATCGCGAACTGCCCAGCGTGGCCAGCCTGCTGCGCCGCGCCCAGCTGCGCGTGGCCCTGCTCACCCTGCTGGTGGTGGGCTCGGTGCTGACCCTGGGCATGCTGGTCTCGCTGCGCCTGTCCCAGCTGCACAACCTGGACCTGGTGGCCCGCTCCCTGGCCTACACCACCGAGGCGGCCGCGGTCTTCCGCGACGCGGGCGCGGCCCGCGAGCTGCTGGCCGAGGCGGTGGCCCGCGAGGAACTGGCCGGCGCCCGGCTGCTGCTGGACAACGGCCAGGAGCTGGCCGCCTGGCAGCGGCCCGCGCGCTGGTCCTGGCTGGAAACCGCGGTGGACCGGCTGCTGCCGCTGCGCGCGGAGGCGCCGCTGTCCTACCAGGGCCGCCCTCTGGGCCGGGTGCTGCTGCGTGGCGATGTGGCGCCCCTGCTGCGCGCCCTGGGCTGGGCCTTGCTGGCGGCCCTGCTGGGCATGGCGCTCAGCGGTCTGGCGGTGCTGCTGATGACCCGGCGCATGCGCCCCCTGCTGGAGGTGCCGCTGCGCGAGCTGGCGGCCCAGTCGCGCAGCATCCGCCAGCTGCGAGCCTTCGAGCGCCGCGCGCATGGCGGGGCGGTGCGCGAAATTGACGCCCTGGCTACCGATTTCAATGCCCTGCTGGACGAGGTGCAGGCGCGCGAGCTGGAGTTGCTGAGCCGACATGCGGCCCTGCAGTCCGACCACGAGAGCCTGGCCCGCCAGGCCAGCCGCGACCCCCTCACCGGCGTGGCCAACCGGGCGCATTTCGAGCGCTGCCTGCGCGAGTCGGTGGCCCGCGCGGCGGCCGGCGGTGCGGGCCTGGGCCTGCTCTTCATCGATGCCGACCGCTTCAAGCAGATCAATGACGAGTACGGCCACGAGGTGGGCGACCGCGTGCTGATCGCCCTGGCTCAGCGCCTGCGCAGCGCGGTGCGCGAGCATGATCTGGTGGCCCGTCTGGGCGGGGACGAGTTCGTGGTCCTGATCGAGCCCCTGCGCCAGGCAGAGGACGCCTGGCGGGTGGTGCAGCAGATCGAGGCGGCGGTGCGTGCCCCGGTGGCCCTGGGCGGGCTTGCGCCCGTGGCCGGCGTCACGCCCGGTGTCAGCATCGGCGTGGCGGTCTACCCGGAGCATGGCGACAGTGCCGAAGCCCTGATGCGCGCTGCCGACGAGGCCATGTACCGCCGCAAGCGCGGCGGCCGCCTGCTGGGCGCGCCCGGAGAGTGA